The nucleotide window attcccgcagacgagattcatattgacgacacgctccattttgtcaaAGAATCGGTTGAAGTTACAGATTGGAAGATCAACAAAACCcgcaggagcagtgtcaaactcgtcaaagttcgttggaatgcaagacatggtccagaatacacctgggagcgtgaggaccgaatgaaagaaaagtaccccgaCTTATTTCcaaagacccctgcaactagaaccagaacctaaaatttcgggacgaaattttcttaacagggggagaatgtgacgaccctcaccaaatcaggtatccgtacgaattaattaatatttaattaatgcttaaatACTGTGCtcgcttacaattgtggttaaactgcgacatgatttctgatacatacataacCATGCAtgatactttattactgtcactgcATTATttacacacaaaactatagtgacaaacttgatgcacaaaggcatagttagcacaatgaacggataacccagtaagcatgctgatatagccagcactagatagacactgtctctaaggctagtatgagccgggaatagcttactacactagtagggagtgtagggaggtgaggattgtaaaactgcgtcactaggtgatagttatagtgaccggatgtgcctaaaacatcctctaattacaaaattctgcactctattacaaaattcagcattttatttaactagtaaagtgcaaaaacatgggaaaataatactagacactttccaaagtgtcgggaattcagtgtgtcactaaaaacactataaaaagcactttaaagctttactttacactttaacggatcaatatccaaccgaacaaccggactttacccggaacataaaaatattgtcaatgacattgtttttgcttttctgagctagttagggtccccgaacaccctaacacccgttatattacataacacactagtaactaaTTTAAATTCCTAACTAACATAACTAATCACTTAACTATTTGgttgaaatcaaaccataaccccCCCCCTCAACCGATCGGTTCCCCAAAGGGGACACACCCCTcacattttttaatattttatttgattatgtCTAATATCTTGTGAACATATTATATAATGGTTAATAGAGTTAAATGGTTTATTAATAAGCTTATAGGATAAACACCTTCATTCACAAAACACCACCACAAAATTGCTCTCTCTTTTCCATCTCCTTGTGATCGGCCGAAACCAACACCCACCATCTCACCATCATTCAAGTTTGTTCTAGCTATTCCACATACACACAAAGGTGAAAGGTGACATACGAGGAGACCCAGTGCTTTCGGAATCTCAAGAACCtcactacattgcttttatccaccttgtttacgctttgattcttccctagcctcgatcTAGTagtaaagtggttaataagagatttaacgaataaaaatcaagaacactaaagatccaACTAAAAGTCTTGAATGAAAGATGAACTAGTTGGTTAAAGAGAAACAAATGGTGTAAATCTTGTGAATCTTGTTTTgatatgattattttatgttgtttgttgctagtagtggaacggatcgtcatctaaccatgctagatcatgttcatggaacatgaggtagcaatatgttaagtgtaaaagatgcaagatgacgaacccttccacacataaacatgaacttgtataaaagtgATTTTCCTTGTAAAATAGaattctaaactagtagatctaaagatctacaagtggtttttcggaagaaccaagtgtaatATACATGTCTTGTTAAAAAGCCAGATCTATCGTAAACTAAAGATATTTTAGTGAAAaagcaagtgtgtaaacacttgtgtaacaaaagatttaacaaagaaatattttcgtaatttttggactAGAAGATGTAAAattacatattctttaaaaataaagttttcaagaaactgattttatttttaaagatggaaagattcactaaacatgttaggaaattactacatatttttacacaacctacaagttcatgagtttgcgatttatGCTCATTTTTTACTAGTTTGATGTTTGAAGACTGAATATTGATGGTTggaaaattgtttgattgaactttaaaagaaaatgatacgctagtaagcgtggccacctccatcTACAGGGGAAATTctagcgaaatttttccagaaaataacacttagaaatatttttgacaagtgtttataaatatatttttaacttgtttttccaaacaaaattcgccataatttttattacaaaataaccaagtgtcggaggtggattttcgtaaataaaacctgttaaatatatatttggaatatatatttcatagtaaaacgcttgtgtgattttatgattattttgtgaactatgtatatattatttttagagtaaaaataatataacttgaaaaatATTATGAAGTTAcgacttccaaaataataccaacgccctcacaataaatatttaagttacaccggtattattattgtTACCACACGAACgctaaaatgtaacttatgtattttcgaaAAATACCcttaaatgtgtattttgataaagtattatctTGGAAATtatatgaagtaaaatatattatttttgggaaaaaatatgtatattttggagatattatattttagacaaatgaattaaaatatattttattaagtgagacttaataatatattcttgaaattataaaaacgcacatgtattaaaacccccatcattgggaagtctataattattaaataattaagaagttcAAATACGAAATAGTttcctaactatttcccaaagacattaaacattaagccaaggcacgaccgtccgcctaatagaagttagtacgtgtaggtcgtcacgcagcaggttgattgagatttactatttcgagacgcgcttcagtgagttcatgtcccccttttctcttaactgttttcagcttttatacttcgggggtgaaatacatgttactatgattacgaatactcactacaacaaaaatggctttttaggaccttttatgtgggacgcttgtaaaaaagggtcctaaaaaactatttaataggacaaatgaacttttggggtccttttataatatactATACTAAATTggtgtcctaaaaaactatttaataggatggatgattttttagggtcctattatcatataatttaataggacacttaaaatgtagatcctaataaagtactttataagacatttaattattagtgtcccattatgtggtattgtattaggacacttgatcactggggtcctattataacataacttaataggacaagttgtagttaagtcataaatgttcaGTGTTATAGGACCCTTTCTGGTCGAAGTCATATTACaacttaacttaataggacagttaacacttgggtcttataactttaaactttgtaggacgcttaatcattgtggtgttattataatacaccgtaataggacacttgctatttgagtcataaaactaatgttttataggacgcttattcactagagttttattataatataatttcaaaagacacttgacacttgggtcttttaaatttaacctttataggacgcttaatcattgtggtgttattataatacactataataggacacctgatatttgagtcataaaacatcagttttataggacgcttattcgctagagttctattataacataacttaatatgacacttgacactagggtcttataacttttACCgctataggacgcttaatcattatggtgttattataatacaccgtaataggatATTTGATATATGAGTcgtaaaacataagttttataggacgtttattcgctagagttttatAATAACAGTAGGTTATTGACCCGTGATTACACGAGATGGTAGTAAACAAACAATAATTTTGAAACTAAAGTTTCATCATTCATCCTGCTACATTCATTTCCACCCTAGGTTGTGGTTTTCTATGGTTGAAAGTGCGACACAAACTCAATCAAATTTTGTTTGAATGGCCAACTCAAACTTTCATTCATAAATTAAAACCGAGCAAGGTGTTGGGGTATACACCATCTAAACCCCACGGTTACACCATTACATTAAAGTACATAAGAATTTTTGTCTAGCCCAAACATGACAAGTCAAAACTACTCCATCTATTCCAAGTGAGTTCCAACCCCAAGTACTTTATGATAGAACATCCAAGGCAAGATCTGATCTAACCCAGCAGATGTACTAGTTATGAACATATCTGTTCACATAGACATAACTATTAAAAAACAAGCAATAGCGatgaaaaaataattattatcAGCGATgcagaaaaaaaaatcaaatacaagTATTGAATATGCGATGAAAGAAATCATATTACTAAATAACTAATTGAAATCATGAAGCAGCTTCAAATAGATCTTCATCTCCGTCAAAAACTAAGGTATTTTTGTCAACAACGGTCCCATTTAAACCCCTTCTAACCAATTCAATATTCATATTTTCATCAAGTTGAGGACCCGTAGATGTGTCACTCTGCAAATGTGTTTCGACATTCTCAAGACATGTTTGTTCATTCATGTCATAAGAATCTCTAGGCGTTGTCTTGATCACAACTTTCCATCCTTTGTCAACACGATCTGCAACATAAAATACTTGTTGTGCTTGACAAGCTAGTATAAAAGGGTCGTTATGAGGGTTCAAACCTTCAAAATTGAGTAGAGTAAACCCATTCTCATCTTGCTTTTTCCTTGAACCATTCGAGATCCAATCACAATGGAACAAAACTACTTTCCTGTCAACAGCATATTCCAACTCAATGATATCATTCAAAACCCCATAGTATGTTACATCTCCCATGACAGGATTGTTATCTTTAGCACTTGAGAAGCTATTAGTCATGGCCTCAAGCATAACTCCACTATTTTGTGTTTTCCTATTCTGTTCCAGATCTTTTGTGTGAAATCGGAAACCATTTATGATAAATCCCTTATATTTTTTCACAAACTCAGCTGGGCCACTTGCCAAGTTTCTTAGATCTTCTGTGATTCTATGATCCCCTCTGGTATGCAGCTCCTCAACCTGAATTAAGGCAAGATGTGTGAAATTTTACGTTATACATTTAGCGATTAGAAGCTTGAAAACGTTATATcattaaaattgaatttttaaaGTAATACATCTATGTCTATTCCGTACATGATCTTGAAACCACGACTCAAAAGTCTCACTATGCAAACGCTGAATCTCACGCTCACGTAATTTCCGATTTTCATGACGAACATTCGTCAGATGTTCTCTGCAACGTCAAaagatgataatgatgataacaacaaaaacaattttaaatataatataataaacgGAACTCACAACTTCTAAATAAGAACTTACATTCGAAATTCATCAACTTCACTACAATTGAATAACACATATGAATGTGCTTTAGCCAAAATGTCAAGGTCAAGTATCTCTACCACTGTAGCACCAATCGGCCGACCCGACATAGAAAAGATAGGCAAAATATCCTCGAAACCACCGTCATCATAATTCCGGCTTGTCTTATTATGTATGGTCTCGACATCACTTGATATGTACAATGAACAAAATGACAAACATTCTTCAGCTAAATATCCTTCTGCAATGGAACCCTCGGGTTTACTCCTATTTTTGAGGTAAGATTTTAATGTAGATAAATACCTGagtgataaaaaaaatattaagatCAGATTCAATATTATCTTTAAAAAaagtatttactaaaatataaacGCACACCTCTCGATTGGATACATCCAACGGTAATGAACTGTCCCTCCTAATTTGGCCTCTGAAGCAAGATGAACCGAAAGATGAACCATGACATCAAAGAATGATGGTGGAAAAATCCTTTCTAAATCACAAAGGATTTTTCCAATCTCATTTTCCATTTGAACCAGATCATTTGGATTAAGAACTTTTGAGCATAACTGTTTGTAGTAACGACATAGCTTCATCACAGGATAACGCACGTGCTTAGGTAACACATTTCGCAAAGCAATGGGAAGCAACTGTTGCATCAAAATATGGCTATCGTGACTTTTAAGGCCAAACAGTTTTGGAGGTTTTAACTCTACGCATCTTGATATATTAGCTGCATAACCATCTGGAACTTTAACCTTTTTAAGAACACGACAAAATATATCTTTCTCTTTTTTATCCATTGAGAAACAAGCAGGTGGCAAATACACTTTGTTGTTATTCTGAACTTTAGGATGAAGTTCAGGTCTAATACCCATTTCTTGCAAATCAAGGCGTGCTTTTAAATGATCCTTGGTCTTTCCATCTAGATTCATTAATGTTCCAACAACACTGTCACAAACATTCTTCTCAATATGCATTACATCTAGATTATGGCGTAGCAAGTTAGTTTTCCAGTATGGTAACTCAAAAAAAATACTTCTCTTCTTCCAGTTAAATGGTAGATCAGGGTTGGTCTTCACAAGTTTTCCAAATTTAATTTCAAAACCATTTAGCTCATCAAGTACTTCTGATCCTGTTAAGCCACGTGGTTGCCTCTCCGTTTCTTTTGTGCCATCAAAAGACTTCTTATCTTTTCGAAAAGCATGATCACCTGGAAGATATCGACGATGTCCCATGAAACAATATTTGTTGCCATGAGTTAAGCGTTGTGATTTTGTATGTTTATGGCAGCAAGGGCATGAAAGTTTTCCTTTTGTGCTCCATCCGGATAAATTCGCATAAGCGGGAAAGTCACTTATCGTCCATAACAAAGAAGCACGCATCTTAAAGTTACTCTTTGTCGATGCATCATAAGTCTCTACTCCATTAATATCCCATAACTCCTGTAGCTCAGCCACTAACGGTTCCATATAAACATCTATATTGTTCCCAGGAGCTGATGGGCCAGGTATAagtaaagataaaaagaaataagGTTGTTTCATGCACATCCAAGGAGGTAGATTATATGGCATCAAAACAACAGGCCATGTACTATGAGAAACACTCATTGTTCTAAAAGGGTTAAACCCATCACTCGCTAAACCAAGCCTGACATTACGAGACTCGCTGGCAAAATCAGGATAATTAAAATCAAATGTTTTCCAAGCTGGGGAATCAGCAGGATGTCTTAAGTAACCATCTTTCGTGCGACTCTCTTCATGCCATCTCATGGAGGCAGCAGTTTTAGATGACATAAACAACCTTTGCAGCCGTGGTATGAGCGGAAAATGACGTAAAACCTTTGCTCCAATCTTCTTATCCGTAACAGGTATGGTTAACTCATCATCAGGATCATTTTCATTTGCTTTATACCTTGACGTATGACATATATCACATTCTGTTTTCTTACTGTTTTCTTTCCAGTACAGCATACAATCATTAGGACATGCATCAATTTTATCATAACTAAGTCCTAATTCTCTTATTATCTTCCTTAGGTCATACAATGACTTCGGTATGGAAGCATAAGGGAAGGCTTCCCTCAATGTATCAAGCATCATGCTGAAACCCTTGTCATTACATTTCCCAATACACTTACTATGAAATAGTCTAATGATAAAAGAAAGAACCGAAAACTTCTTACACCCAGGATATAGTTCTTTCTTTGCATCTTCTAACGCTTTATAAAACTTTTTCGCATTTGTGTTTGGCATACTTTGACTTTCATTTTGTGTCCCTATTTCATTTTCATGTTTGTTCTCACCAAACCCGTTGAATGCATCATGCACCAACCCTTGCATGTCATCTTCAGCATCCAACATAAGAGTTTCACATGATTCGGAAATAAAAGGTGCAATTCTGTAGCCTTTAATAAACCCGACACATTGGAGATGCGTTCTAGCCTCCTCCCGATCAACCCATATTTGATTACTGCAATCAATGCATGGACATGATATTTGACCATTTTTACCCTCGGTAGAAAAGATAAAATCAAGAAATTTGTCAAGACCGTTTTCATATTCAGTAGTAGCTCTTGGTAAAGACATCCAACTCGTATCCATCTTAAAACTGGATTAAACAAACAATTAGTTATTTCATAAGTCATATATACATGCACCCAATTCATAAGTAACTAAAGAATGTATTTGGTGGCCTCAAGTAAACTAAAAATTTATTTAACACAACTATAACACTTGAATTAGCAATTAAGCAAACTGCCTTTTAATTTATAACACTTAAAGTACTAATTAACCAAACTATCAGAGAAGATGAATCAAAACTAACCAAATTTTAGATTGCCCTCTACATTTGCCTATTGATCTTCTTAATCTCTTgagtagacctggcaaacgggccgggtcgggtcgggtcatgggtcaaaacgagttcgggtcaaaatgggtcaacTAAAAAAAAGGCTAGTTTTggtttgggtcgaaacgggtccggGTCCGTATCGTCAACTTAATACAAAAATAGCACTGCAAGTTaggaaaataaattaaattactaaatattaaattatattatattagttTTTCCGTTCCCCCGTTTCCGTATCGTCAACGTACCCCGGTTCCGTACCCGTTCCAATGCTACATAGTCGGTAACAAGTGGGTAAAATCGTCCCCGTATCCCAGTCCTAGTCCTGTACACCGGTCCCGTACCCGTTCCGGTGCTATATAGTCGGTAACCAGTGGATAAAATC belongs to Helianthus annuus cultivar XRQ/B chromosome 5, HanXRQr2.0-SUNRISE, whole genome shotgun sequence and includes:
- the LOC110940508 gene encoding uncharacterized protein LOC110940508, translated to MDTSWMSLPRATTEYENGLDKFLDFIFSTEGKNGQISCPCIDCSNQIWVDREEARTHLQCVGFIKGYRIAPFISESCETLMLDAEDDMQGLVHDAFNGFGENKHENEIGTQNESQSMPNTNAKKFYKALEDAKKELYPGCKKFSVLSFIIRLFHSKCIGKCNDKGFSMMLDTLREAFPYASIPKSLYDLRKIIRELGLSYDKIDACPNDCMLYWKENSKKTECDICHTSRYKANENDPDDELTIPVTDKKIGAKVLRHFPLIPRLQRLFMSSKTAASMRWHEESRTKDGYLRHPADSPAWKTFDFNYPDFASESRNVRLGLASDGFNPFRTMSVSHSTWPVVLMPYNLPPWMCMKQPYFFLSLLIPGPSAPGNNIDVYMEPLVAELQELWDINGVETYDASTKSNFKMRASLLWTISDFPAYANLSGWSTKGKLSCPCCHKHTKSQRLTHGNKYCFMGHRRYLPGDHAFRKDKKSFDGTKETERQPRGLTGSEVLDELNGFEIKFGKLVKTNPDLPFNWKKRSIFFELPYWKTNLLRHNLDVMHIEKNVCDSVVGTLMNLDGKTKDHLKARLDLQEMGIRPELHPKVQNNNKVYLPPACFSMDKKEKDIFCRVLKKVKVPDGYAANISRCVELKPPKLFGLKSHDSHILMQQLLPIALRNVLPKHVRYPVMKLCRYYKQLCSKVLNPNDLVQMENEIGKILCDLERIFPPSFFDVMVHLSVHLASEAKLGGTVHYRWMYPIERYLSTLKSYLKNRSKPEGSIAEGYLAEECLSFCSLYISSDVETIHNKTSRNYDDGGFEDILPIFSMSGRPIGATVVEILDLDILAKAHSYVLFNCSEVDEFRIEHLTNVRHENRKLREREIQRLHSETFESWFQDHVEELHTRGDHRITEDLRNLASGPAEFVKKYKGFIINGFRFHTKDLEQNRKTQNSGVMLEAMTNSFSSAKDNNPVMGDVTYYGVLNDIIELEYAVDRKVVLFHCDWISNGSRKKQDENGFTLLNFEGLNPHNDPFILACQAQQVFYVADRVDKGWKVVIKTTPRDSYDMNEQTCLENVETHLQSDTSTGPQLDENMNIELVRRGLNGTVVDKNTLVFDGDEDLFEAAS